A genomic segment from Streptomyces sp. NBC_01233 encodes:
- a CDS encoding transposase, with the protein MTPWSWKYPLELRERAVRMYRTAEPKPVIRRMAEELGVHHEALRNWIRQAEADAGERDDVLTTGEREELAALRKENAQLKRANEVLRTASAFFAAQLDPTRPR; encoded by the coding sequence ATAACTCCGTGGTCTTGGAAGTATCCGCTGGAGTTGCGTGAGCGTGCGGTACGGATGTACCGGACCGCCGAGCCGAAGCCCGTGATCCGCCGCATGGCCGAGGAACTCGGCGTGCACCACGAGGCTCTGCGCAACTGGATCCGGCAGGCAGAGGCCGACGCCGGCGAACGCGACGACGTGCTCACCACTGGCGAGCGGGAGGAGCTTGCCGCCCTGCGGAAGGAGAATGCACAGCTCAAGCGTGCGAATGAGGTCCTGCGGACGGCCTCGGCTTTTTTCGCGGCCCAGCTCGACCCGACCCGGCCCAGGTGA
- a CDS encoding DUF3224 domain-containing protein, whose translation MRATGTFTVTAFVPTELRPDPAVSTGLPVGVATMEKSFEGEVAGRSATLFTSAFDQATGIGTYVAMESFEGSLHGREGAFNFVHSATTSGSDRTAEFFTIVPSSGTGELAGISGAGGMAVDADGTHRIWFDYQLS comes from the coding sequence ATGAGAGCTACTGGAACGTTCACCGTCACAGCGTTCGTCCCGACCGAGCTGAGGCCGGACCCTGCCGTGTCCACCGGCCTCCCCGTGGGTGTCGCGACGATGGAGAAGTCGTTCGAGGGCGAGGTTGCCGGTCGCTCGGCGACCTTGTTCACCTCCGCATTCGACCAGGCGACCGGCATCGGCACCTATGTGGCCATGGAGTCCTTCGAGGGCTCACTGCACGGCCGGGAGGGGGCCTTCAACTTCGTACACTCGGCGACCACGTCCGGAAGCGACCGCACCGCGGAGTTCTTCACCATCGTGCCCTCGAGCGGCACCGGTGAGCTGGCGGGAATCTCGGGGGCCGGGGGCATGGCGGTCGATGCTGACGGCACACATCGGATCTGGTTCGACTATCAGCTCAGCTGA
- a CDS encoding GNAT family N-acetyltransferase translates to MLRGSKVGLRARHEEDIPILRAELYDDVANASRAESRPWRPITPGSKDSRLVVDDKVEGHVPFSVVELDGGTLVGTANLWGIDNHNRYAHIGLGLLPSSRGKGYGTDVVAVLCHYGFVVRGLQRLQIETLSDNAAMLRSAERNGFVREGLLRSSAWVMGEFLDEVLLGLLAQDWKPDSKV, encoded by the coding sequence ATGCTTAGAGGCAGCAAGGTCGGGCTCAGGGCCCGGCACGAGGAGGACATCCCGATCCTGCGGGCCGAGCTCTACGACGACGTGGCCAACGCCTCGCGGGCCGAAAGCCGGCCGTGGCGTCCGATCACGCCCGGCTCGAAGGACTCGCGGCTGGTGGTGGACGACAAGGTGGAAGGGCACGTCCCGTTCTCCGTCGTGGAACTGGACGGCGGCACGCTGGTCGGCACGGCGAACCTGTGGGGCATCGACAACCACAACCGGTACGCGCACATCGGCCTCGGACTGCTGCCGTCCTCTCGCGGCAAGGGTTACGGCACGGACGTGGTCGCGGTTCTGTGCCACTACGGTTTCGTCGTGCGCGGCTTGCAGCGACTGCAGATCGAGACCCTGTCGGACAACGCCGCGATGCTGCGCTCAGCCGAGCGCAACGGCTTCGTCCGCGAGGGCCTGCTGCGCTCCTCGGCCTGGGTGATGGGCGAGTTCCTGGACGAGGTGCTGCTCGGGCTCCTCGCCCAGGACTGGAAGCCGGACTCGAAGGTCTAG
- a CDS encoding alpha/beta hydrolase codes for MFNINAGKEIWPELGQALRAAQARQATFLLNPPSPASFDFLNVNMAVECADRVYPTSRLLLDALVGAHVASEPLLGSAIGLGPPTYDHNHAPTCAQWPAERPSRFEGSYRAASSAPILVLGTTGDPDTPYQDAVALAARLDNGRLLTFAGEGHTAYNRSACVSALVTEYLATLALPARDTACADETPTGTLGRRTAGVEVDETREVIPTLR; via the coding sequence ATGTTCAACATCAACGCGGGCAAGGAGATCTGGCCCGAGCTGGGGCAGGCCCTGCGGGCGGCGCAGGCACGGCAGGCCACGTTCCTGCTGAACCCGCCCTCCCCCGCGTCGTTCGACTTCCTCAACGTCAACATGGCCGTCGAGTGCGCCGACCGCGTCTATCCGACCAGTCGGCTGCTCCTGGACGCGCTGGTCGGTGCCCATGTCGCCTCGGAGCCGCTGCTGGGATCCGCCATCGGGCTCGGGCCGCCCACCTACGACCACAACCATGCGCCGACCTGCGCCCAGTGGCCGGCGGAACGCCCGAGCCGTTTCGAGGGCTCCTACCGGGCGGCGAGTTCCGCCCCGATCCTGGTCCTCGGCACGACCGGGGACCCGGACACCCCGTACCAGGACGCCGTGGCCCTGGCAGCGAGGCTGGACAACGGGCGGCTGCTGACCTTCGCCGGTGAAGGACACACCGCGTACAACCGGAGCGCGTGCGTCAGCGCCCTGGTCACGGAGTACCTCGCCACGCTGGCACTGCCCGCACGGGACACCGCATGCGCGGACGAGACGCCGACGGGGACGCTCGGCCGCCGCACCGCGGGCGTCGAGGTCGACGAGACGCGCGAGGTGATCCCCACGCTGCGCTGA
- a CDS encoding RidA family protein encodes MAITLINPGGLPEIDAYRQVSIATGSKLVFVAGQVAWDADGVTVGEGDLAAQVERCYLNVGTALAEVGASFDDVAKLTLCVVDWTPAKMPQVMEGITRAAAKLGATPVPPASLLGVAALDVPEHLVELEATAVID; translated from the coding sequence ATGGCCATCACCCTGATCAACCCCGGTGGACTGCCCGAGATCGACGCCTACCGGCAGGTGTCGATCGCGACCGGATCGAAGCTGGTCTTCGTCGCCGGACAGGTCGCCTGGGACGCCGACGGTGTCACGGTCGGCGAAGGCGACCTCGCCGCCCAGGTCGAGCGGTGCTACCTCAACGTCGGTACCGCCCTGGCCGAGGTCGGCGCCTCCTTCGACGACGTGGCGAAACTGACCCTCTGCGTCGTCGACTGGACCCCCGCCAAGATGCCCCAGGTCATGGAGGGAATCACCCGGGCGGCCGCGAAGCTGGGCGCCACCCCGGTCCCGCCGGCGTCGCTGCTGGGCGTCGCCGCCTTGGACGTACCCGAGCACCTGGTCGAGCTCGAAGCCACCGCGGTCATCGACTGA
- a CDS encoding three-helix bundle dimerization domain-containing protein → MRLDPPVLRSHRGLPAPLRRLTDEALARVGVAAQSGGASRPRCARAEAEDALAIHHVTERLMKAHPELDADLVESAVRTAHEELGHARVRTWLPILMERRARDPLPSDGQADSPT, encoded by the coding sequence GTGCGACTGGACCCACCGGTACTTCGGTCACATCGAGGCCTCCCGGCACCGCTTCGACGCCTGACGGATGAAGCACTCGCACGCGTCGGTGTCGCGGCGCAGAGCGGTGGAGCATCGAGGCCGAGGTGTGCGAGGGCGGAAGCGGAGGACGCCCTCGCCATCCACCATGTCACGGAGCGCCTGATGAAGGCCCACCCCGAGCTGGACGCCGACCTGGTGGAGAGTGCGGTACGGACGGCGCACGAAGAGCTCGGGCACGCCCGTGTGCGCACCTGGCTGCCGATCCTGATGGAGCGCAGGGCCAGGGACCCGCTGCCCTCTGACGGGCAGGCGGATAGCCCTACTTGA
- a CDS encoding IS3 family transposase, with protein sequence MTALVDEHPYLGVEPVLRELNIPSSTYYRWRQAETEPCERRRRDAELTSRIRQVHEESGGIYGSPRVHAVLKREGVHVGRKRVERLMRQAGLAGISPRRGKGFTRRDPDADLAPDLVQRDFTAAGPNRLWVTDLTMIPTGEGPLWLSAIRDAFSRRVVAWETSARADADLVLTSLEYALASREVAPGELIHHADHGCQYTSVKLTTRLVRAGIQASMGSVGDSYDNALAENLWMVIKTECIRGRVFATRAEANLALFEYIDGFYNPRRIQKRLGYLSPIEYEEKHYANQAATEQVNLKPRQPTLTS encoded by the coding sequence GTGACGGCGCTCGTTGACGAGCACCCGTATCTGGGGGTCGAGCCCGTACTCCGGGAACTGAACATCCCCTCCTCCACCTACTACCGGTGGCGCCAGGCCGAGACCGAACCGTGCGAACGGCGCCGCCGGGATGCCGAGCTGACCAGCAGGATCCGGCAGGTCCACGAGGAGTCCGGCGGGATCTACGGCTCACCCCGCGTGCACGCCGTCCTCAAGCGTGAGGGCGTCCACGTCGGCAGGAAGCGCGTCGAGCGGCTCATGCGCCAGGCCGGCCTGGCCGGGATCAGTCCCCGCCGGGGCAAGGGTTTCACTCGCCGTGACCCGGACGCCGATCTGGCCCCTGACCTGGTGCAACGCGACTTCACCGCGGCCGGGCCGAACCGGCTGTGGGTTACCGACCTGACCATGATCCCCACCGGGGAGGGGCCGTTGTGGCTGTCCGCGATCCGCGACGCGTTCTCCCGCCGGGTGGTGGCCTGGGAGACCTCCGCCCGCGCCGACGCCGATCTGGTCCTGACCTCGCTGGAATACGCCCTGGCCAGCCGCGAGGTCGCCCCCGGAGAGCTTATTCACCACGCCGACCACGGCTGTCAATACACGTCCGTGAAGCTCACAACACGCCTGGTCAGGGCCGGGATCCAGGCTTCCATGGGCTCGGTCGGCGACTCGTACGACAACGCCCTCGCGGAGAACCTGTGGATGGTCATCAAGACCGAGTGCATCCGCGGCCGCGTCTTCGCCACCAGGGCCGAGGCGAACCTCGCGCTCTTCGAGTACATCGACGGCTTCTACAACCCCCGCCGCATCCAGAAACGGCTCGGCTACCTCAGCCCCATCGAGTACGAGGAGAAGCACTACGCCAACCAGGCAGCGACCGAACAAGTGAACCTGAAACCACGTCAACCCACCCTGACCAGCTAG
- a CDS encoding FAD binding domain-containing protein: MRAGWPALAVSAGTAATPQIRTAGTLGGNLLQRNRCWYYRNPHVSCLQKGGTGCPAREGDHHFGVVSGDAPCVAPHPSTLAMALLTYDAEAEFHGESPRGVADLYGDGDRLFHTDHLLPPERILTAVLLPPPLPGERAACHRAVSRAHAEWPLVEATARVALDGSTLTHAAVAAGGVARVPLRLTEVEAALIGREATPGVLAAAAATVLARCRPLPQTGYKATLFRDTVLEALEQAVGPAAAG, translated from the coding sequence GTGCGCGCCGGCTGGCCGGCCCTCGCGGTTTCGGCCGGGACCGCGGCCACTCCGCAGATCCGCACCGCCGGCACCCTGGGCGGCAACCTGCTGCAGCGCAACCGCTGTTGGTACTACCGCAATCCGCACGTCAGCTGCCTCCAGAAGGGCGGCACCGGCTGCCCCGCGCGCGAGGGCGACCACCACTTCGGCGTGGTCAGCGGCGACGCCCCGTGTGTCGCCCCGCACCCGTCCACCCTCGCGATGGCCCTGCTCACCTACGATGCCGAGGCCGAGTTCCACGGCGAATCCCCGCGCGGCGTCGCCGACTTGTACGGGGACGGGGACCGGCTTTTCCACACGGACCACCTGCTGCCGCCGGAGCGCATCCTCACCGCGGTCCTCCTGCCGCCGCCCTTGCCCGGCGAACGCGCCGCCTGCCACCGGGCCGTCAGCCGGGCCCACGCCGAATGGCCCCTGGTCGAGGCCACCGCCCGGGTCGCGCTCGACGGCTCCACCCTCACGCACGCCGCCGTCGCGGCGGGCGGGGTGGCGCGCGTCCCGCTACGGCTGACGGAGGTGGAGGCCGCCCTGATCGGCCGCGAGGCCACCCCCGGGGTCCTCGCCGCAGCCGCCGCGACGGTACTCGCCCGTTGCCGGCCGCTGCCGCAGACCGGATACAAGGCCACGCTGTTCAGGGACACCGTCCTGGAAGCCCTGGAGCAGGCCGTCGGACCGGCTGCCGCCGGCTAG
- a CDS encoding VOC family protein, whose amino-acid sequence MNVSGDLLARARVATRLPAQDLGRARRFYAERLGLEPVDERPGGLLYRCGSAEFVLFRSTGSSPGTFTQMAFEVDDLTRVVTGLKRLGVVFEDVDVPGFKTRDSIAEIDGNYPSKGARGERGAWFRDSEGNLLGIGEPVV is encoded by the coding sequence ATGAACGTGAGCGGCGACCTTCTGGCCAGGGCGCGCGTGGCGACCCGGCTTCCCGCCCAGGATCTGGGACGGGCCCGGCGTTTCTACGCCGAGCGCCTCGGCCTGGAGCCTGTCGACGAGCGGCCCGGCGGCCTTCTGTACCGGTGCGGGAGTGCGGAGTTCGTGCTGTTCCGGTCCACGGGATCCTCGCCCGGCACGTTCACGCAGATGGCCTTCGAGGTCGACGACCTCACCCGTGTGGTCACGGGGCTCAAGCGGCTCGGTGTGGTGTTCGAGGACGTCGACGTTCCGGGATTCAAGACCAGGGACTCGATCGCCGAGATCGACGGGAACTACCCGAGCAAGGGCGCCCGGGGCGAGCGCGGCGCCTGGTTCCGCGACAGCGAGGGCAATCTGCTGGGCATCGGCGAACCGGTCGTCTGA
- a CDS encoding transglycosylase SLT domain-containing protein: MRRPSLSPSEGQSVSNAVIRRIAASKKALAGSVLALGVAGSMLAAVPAQAAPTSAKAIAQQMIKDPAQFAAFDKIISRESGWDYTATNASSGAYGLAQALPASKMASAGADWKTNPATQIKWGLDYMNERYGSPVGAWNFWSANHWY; encoded by the coding sequence ATGCGGCGACCGTCTCTGTCCCCTTCGGAAGGTCAATCCGTGTCCAACGCCGTCATCCGCCGCATCGCCGCTTCGAAGAAGGCCCTCGCGGGTTCCGTCCTCGCCCTGGGCGTCGCCGGTTCCATGCTTGCCGCGGTTCCCGCGCAGGCTGCCCCGACGAGCGCCAAGGCGATCGCGCAGCAGATGATCAAGGACCCGGCCCAGTTCGCCGCCTTCGACAAGATCATTTCGCGTGAGAGTGGCTGGGACTACACCGCGACCAACGCCTCCTCCGGCGCCTACGGCCTGGCCCAGGCCCTGCCGGCGTCGAAGATGGCCTCCGCGGGCGCGGACTGGAAGACCAACCCGGCCACCCAGATCAAGTGGGGCCTGGACTACATGAACGAGCGCTACGGCAGCCCCGTCGGCGCCTGGAACTTCTGGTCCGCCAACCACTGGTACTAA
- a CDS encoding TetR/AcrR family transcriptional regulator: MSESDQGPGSSARSQRKDARRNQQTLLDAAAAVFVTSGVEAPVRDIAAEAGVGLGTIYRHFPTRADLVIAVYRHQVDACAEAGPALLETSPTPHAALGLWVELFVDFLVTKHGLAAAMQGDGAGFETLHAYFLERLVPVCTQLLDAAAASGDIRSDLDAYQLMRGIGNLCIGAESDPRYDARRMAALLVAGLRQPN, translated from the coding sequence GTGAGCGAGAGCGACCAGGGCCCGGGAAGCTCAGCCAGGTCCCAGCGCAAGGACGCCCGGCGCAACCAGCAGACCCTGCTGGACGCGGCCGCCGCGGTCTTCGTGACCTCGGGCGTGGAAGCGCCGGTACGCGACATCGCGGCCGAGGCGGGCGTCGGACTGGGCACGATCTACCGCCACTTCCCCACCCGGGCGGACCTCGTCATCGCCGTCTACCGCCACCAGGTCGACGCCTGCGCCGAGGCCGGCCCGGCCCTGCTGGAGACCAGCCCGACACCCCATGCCGCGCTGGGGCTGTGGGTCGAGCTCTTCGTCGACTTCCTGGTCACCAAACACGGCCTGGCCGCCGCGATGCAGGGGGACGGCGCCGGCTTCGAGACGCTGCACGCCTACTTCCTCGAACGCCTCGTGCCGGTGTGCACCCAGCTCCTCGACGCTGCCGCCGCGTCCGGCGACATCCGCTCCGACCTCGACGCCTACCAGCTCATGCGCGGCATCGGGAACCTCTGCATCGGCGCCGAGAGCGACCCCCGCTACGACGCACGCCGCATGGCCGCACTCCTCGTCGCGGGACTGCGCCAGCCGAACTGA
- a CDS encoding alpha/beta hydrolase family protein produces the protein MSDSKTANAQKSAGVPTTVLSAKPVVLSTAAGRGEDLQVRVSAPATGGDLPVIVFSHGCGWSMNGYAPLADYWAAHGFAVIQPTHLDSRTLGLPAEDPRTPQIWRLRIEDLTRVLDGLDGLAASVPGLAGRLDRSRIAVAGHSWGAQTASTLLGARVLDSDGVPGEDMSDPRVTAGVLLALPGLGDDLTPFAAENLPFMKPSFDTMATPALIVAGDRDDSALSTRGPEWFTDAYAYSPGSKSLLTLFAAEHSLGGIPGYEVAETTDESPARVALIQRLTTAFLRSALYPGDTGWKAAATALAEDPNPLGKLHGK, from the coding sequence ATGTCCGACTCGAAGACCGCGAACGCGCAGAAGTCCGCTGGCGTACCCACCACGGTGCTATCCGCGAAGCCTGTCGTCCTGTCCACCGCCGCAGGCCGAGGCGAGGACCTCCAGGTCCGCGTGTCCGCCCCCGCGACCGGCGGCGACCTGCCCGTCATCGTCTTCTCGCACGGCTGCGGCTGGTCGATGAACGGCTACGCCCCGCTGGCGGACTACTGGGCGGCCCACGGTTTCGCGGTCATCCAGCCCACCCACCTCGACTCCAGGACGCTCGGCCTCCCCGCCGAGGACCCCCGAACCCCGCAGATCTGGCGCCTGCGCATCGAGGACCTCACGCGCGTACTGGACGGACTCGACGGCCTGGCGGCGTCCGTGCCGGGCCTCGCCGGGCGCCTCGACCGCAGCCGCATCGCCGTGGCCGGCCACTCCTGGGGCGCGCAGACGGCGAGCACCCTGCTGGGCGCGCGCGTCCTCGATTCCGACGGCGTTCCCGGAGAGGACATGTCCGACCCCCGCGTCACGGCAGGAGTGCTGCTCGCCCTGCCCGGCCTGGGCGACGACCTGACCCCGTTCGCCGCCGAGAACCTCCCCTTCATGAAGCCGTCCTTCGACACCATGGCCACCCCGGCTCTCATCGTCGCCGGAGACCGCGACGACTCCGCGCTGTCCACCCGCGGACCGGAGTGGTTCACCGACGCATACGCCTACAGCCCGGGAAGCAAGAGCCTGCTCACGCTCTTCGCGGCCGAGCACTCGCTCGGCGGCATCCCCGGATACGAGGTCGCCGAGACGACCGACGAGAGCCCCGCACGCGTCGCCCTGATCCAGCGACTCACCACGGCCTTCCTGCGCAGCGCCCTCTACCCCGGGGACACCGGCTGGAAGGCGGCGGCCACCGCACTGGCGGAAGACCCCAACCCGCTGGGGAAGCTGCACGGCAAGTAA
- a CDS encoding TerD family protein yields MTEIIKGGNLPLSGEPMRVAVVRRVGGSGAPEVDAAALLVDAGGKVRGRGDLVFYNQPSHAGSGVRLVGNARGDDGVVADWLEMDPGRVEACVERIVIAASCDGGTFGDVEGLYMRAVSATTGGQLALYAVEDATTETAILLGEFYRRNGGWKFRAVGQGYASGLPGLAADFGFSVADDAPAPEPTALQIPPAPELPVQLPPFPPEAAAPAPDPAPAFVAAPAPASSVPPAPPVIVAKTDGPVPASVAPLGVSPGRLNGLPDTIGPEFPYFEYSGQDKEVVEPGLTLPRGFVVVDVMREGDASLEIVTLTIRNRRWRQVMRSSMEDLRGVGVVYHDGRSPLRLRVDTRGQWRIRIRPVSTLRPFDGPVEGHGPDVLAHTGGELDVKYRFQGTADEWGHFAVWVHRRRGQYEFAFSLGDRGRGKGSLPQGPRLLVIEADAGWSMEPRRAGIGGFWTRRR; encoded by the coding sequence ATGACAGAGATCATCAAGGGGGGAAACCTTCCGCTCAGTGGCGAGCCGATGCGCGTGGCCGTCGTACGCCGGGTCGGTGGGTCGGGGGCGCCGGAGGTCGACGCGGCGGCGCTGCTGGTCGACGCGGGCGGCAAGGTGCGGGGCCGGGGCGACCTGGTGTTCTACAACCAGCCGTCGCACGCGGGGAGCGGCGTACGGCTCGTGGGAAATGCCCGGGGGGACGACGGAGTTGTCGCGGACTGGCTGGAGATGGACCCGGGCCGGGTCGAAGCTTGCGTGGAGCGGATCGTGATCGCGGCATCCTGCGACGGTGGGACGTTCGGGGACGTCGAGGGCCTGTACATGCGCGCGGTGAGCGCGACCACCGGAGGGCAACTGGCGCTGTACGCCGTCGAGGACGCCACGACGGAGACGGCGATCCTGCTGGGCGAGTTCTACCGGAGGAACGGGGGGTGGAAGTTCCGTGCGGTGGGGCAGGGGTACGCCTCCGGGCTGCCGGGGCTGGCCGCGGACTTCGGATTCTCGGTGGCGGACGACGCGCCCGCGCCGGAGCCCACGGCCCTGCAGATCCCGCCGGCGCCCGAACTACCGGTGCAGCTACCGCCGTTCCCGCCAGAAGCCGCCGCTCCCGCGCCCGACCCGGCGCCCGCCTTCGTAGCCGCGCCCGCGCCTGCGTCGTCGGTCCCTCCCGCGCCTCCGGTGATCGTCGCGAAGACCGACGGGCCCGTGCCCGCCTCCGTCGCGCCCCTCGGTGTGTCCCCGGGGCGGCTCAACGGGCTCCCCGACACGATCGGCCCGGAGTTCCCGTACTTCGAGTACAGCGGACAGGACAAAGAGGTCGTCGAACCCGGCCTCACCCTCCCGCGCGGCTTCGTGGTGGTCGACGTGATGAGGGAGGGCGACGCGTCCCTGGAGATCGTCACGCTGACCATCCGGAACCGCAGATGGCGGCAGGTGATGCGCAGCAGCATGGAGGATCTGAGAGGGGTGGGCGTCGTGTACCACGACGGTCGTTCCCCGTTGCGGCTCCGCGTGGACACGCGGGGCCAGTGGAGGATCAGGATCCGGCCGGTGTCGACGCTGAGACCGTTCGACGGCCCGGTGGAGGGGCACGGGCCGGACGTCCTCGCCCACACCGGCGGCGAACTCGACGTCAAGTACCGTTTCCAGGGCACCGCGGACGAGTGGGGGCACTTCGCGGTGTGGGTCCACCGGCGGCGCGGACAGTACGAGTTCGCGTTCAGCCTGGGCGACCGGGGACGCGGAAAGGGATCGCTCCCCCAGGGTCCGCGCCTGCTGGTGATCGAGGCCGACGCAGGCTGGTCCATGGAACCCCGCCGGGCCGGCATCGGGGGCTTCTGGACCCGCCGCCGCTAG
- a CDS encoding transposase has translation MANGARQAQFKKLCATCPLKDRCTRSKTGRVFSVHAQYDLLKAARDQAATDPHWQAEYRRWRPPVERAIAWLVAKGNRRVPYRGVIKNNTWLHNRAAALNLRRLINLGLTRTGGTWTITPATA, from the coding sequence CTGGCCAACGGCGCACGCCAGGCCCAGTTCAAGAAACTGTGCGCCACCTGCCCGCTCAAGGACCGCTGCACCCGCTCCAAGACCGGCCGTGTCTTCAGCGTCCACGCCCAGTACGACCTGCTCAAAGCCGCCCGCGACCAGGCCGCCACCGACCCCCACTGGCAGGCCGAGTACCGCCGATGGCGACCACCGGTCGAGCGTGCCATCGCCTGGCTCGTCGCCAAAGGCAACCGCCGCGTCCCCTACCGAGGCGTCATCAAGAACAACACCTGGCTCCACAACCGCGCCGCCGCCCTCAACCTCCGCCGCCTGATCAACCTCGGACTCACCCGCACAGGCGGCACCTGGACGATCACCCCGGCCACCGCATAA
- a CDS encoding winged helix-turn-helix transcriptional regulator codes for MVTKQLSGTADEADLRRADSLGREIFSDVANKWALLIIEALGEHTLRFGELRNEVEGISHKMLTQNLRMLERNGLVERTVHPVVPPRVEYTLTDPGQALRVTIDGLCDWTHRYFGHIEASRHRFDA; via the coding sequence ATGGTGACCAAGCAGCTCAGCGGCACAGCCGACGAGGCAGACTTGCGGCGCGCGGACTCGTTGGGGCGGGAGATCTTTTCGGACGTCGCCAACAAGTGGGCGCTCCTGATCATCGAGGCGCTGGGGGAGCACACCCTGCGCTTCGGCGAGCTGCGGAACGAGGTCGAGGGCATCAGCCACAAGATGCTCACCCAGAACCTGCGCATGCTGGAGCGCAACGGCCTGGTCGAGCGGACGGTCCACCCCGTCGTGCCGCCACGGGTCGAGTACACCCTCACCGATCCGGGCCAGGCTTTGCGCGTGACGATCGACGGACTGTGCGACTGGACCCACCGGTACTTCGGTCACATCGAGGCCTCCCGGCACCGCTTCGACGCCTGA
- a CDS encoding DUF4240 domain-containing protein → MGIDTFWEIIETARSEAAEAGEPFDEVLVNHLAGRRPQEILEYAERFDELHDALYRWDVWAAAYLIGGGCSDDSFIDFRAGV, encoded by the coding sequence ATGGGCATCGACACGTTCTGGGAGATCATCGAAACTGCGCGGTCCGAGGCAGCGGAAGCGGGCGAGCCGTTCGACGAAGTCCTCGTCAACCACCTCGCCGGCAGACGGCCGCAGGAGATCCTGGAGTATGCGGAACGCTTTGACGAACTGCATGACGCCCTGTATCGCTGGGACGTGTGGGCGGCTGCTTACCTCATCGGGGGCGGGTGCTCCGACGACAGCTTCATCGACTTCCGCGCCGGTGTGTGA
- a CDS encoding transposase, which produces MPRSEDPVGDGDGRRERDGGTLNGQRGSFRREDLGRLPRSTRSPVALTGTSPKYLAPVDSGRQAITPWSWKYPLELRERAVRMYRTAEPKPVIRRMAEELGVHHEALRNWIRQAEADAGERDDVLTTGEREELAALRKENAQLKRANEVLRTASAFFAAQLDPTRPR; this is translated from the coding sequence ATGCCCCGGAGCGAAGACCCCGTCGGCGACGGTGATGGACGACGTGAGCGTGACGGTGGAACACTGAACGGGCAACGGGGCTCCTTCAGGCGGGAAGACCTTGGTCGGCTTCCTCGCTCTACCAGGAGTCCCGTTGCCCTGACCGGCACTTCTCCCAAATACCTCGCCCCTGTTGACAGCGGCCGACAAGCCATAACTCCGTGGTCTTGGAAGTATCCGCTGGAGTTGCGTGAGCGTGCGGTACGGATGTACCGGACCGCCGAGCCGAAGCCCGTGATCCGCCGCATGGCCGAGGAACTCGGCGTGCACCACGAGGCTCTGCGCAACTGGATCCGGCAGGCAGAGGCCGACGCCGGCGAACGCGACGACGTGCTCACCACTGGCGAGCGGGAGGAGCTTGCCGCCCTGCGGAAGGAGAATGCACAGCTCAAGCGTGCGAATGAGGTCCTGCGGACGGCCTCGGCTTTTTTCGCGGCCCAGCTCGACCCGACCCGGCCCAGGTGA
- a CDS encoding amidohydrolase family protein: protein MPLDVLKATVDAVHAVGGRVAVHCQTGEGSRNAVLAGADSLEHGMHLEPELLDRMAAQGTAYVPTLTAFAGSVEDWRGREPSARRSDWLDGWQGMIDNVRMAHEAGVVVLAGTDSFPCGTVATESRWLLRAGMPAEEALGAASWTARNWLGLPGLVDGAPADLVAYDEDPAAEPGVLGQPKRVILRGRVLR, encoded by the coding sequence GTGCCCCTGGATGTGCTGAAGGCGACCGTTGACGCCGTGCATGCCGTCGGTGGGCGCGTCGCAGTGCACTGCCAAACCGGCGAGGGCTCGCGCAACGCCGTCCTGGCCGGAGCGGACAGCCTCGAGCACGGCATGCACTTGGAACCGGAGTTGCTGGACCGGATGGCCGCCCAGGGGACCGCGTACGTGCCGACGCTCACGGCCTTCGCCGGAAGTGTCGAGGACTGGCGAGGCCGCGAGCCCAGCGCGCGGCGCTCCGACTGGCTCGACGGCTGGCAGGGAATGATCGACAACGTTCGCATGGCACACGAAGCGGGGGTCGTCGTCCTCGCCGGCACGGACAGCTTCCCCTGCGGCACGGTGGCCACGGAGTCCCGGTGGCTGCTGCGGGCGGGAATGCCGGCCGAAGAAGCACTCGGGGCCGCCTCGTGGACCGCACGGAACTGGCTCGGGCTGCCCGGTCTGGTCGACGGAGCGCCTGCCGACCTCGTCGCCTACGACGAAGACCCCGCGGCCGAACCCGGTGTTCTCGGGCAGCCGAAGCGAGTGATCCTGCGGGGGCGGGTGCTGCGCTGA